TGGCGCGAATTTTCTCCCACCACGGCGACGAATCCCTCACCTTCAACGCGCCCGGCGAACCCATGCTCGATCCGCTCCTCGCCTGTCTTTTCACGGCGGGGTTCTTCCTGGCGGTGTTCTCCCCGCGCGTGCGCTACCACGCGTTTTTCGTTTTCGTGTTCCTGGTCCTCCTCGCCGGCGGTACGGTCTTCGTCCAGAACCTCGACGTGCGGCGGCTGCAGGGCGTCACGGTCTTCGTCGTCTTTTTCGCCGTCACGTTTCTCGCGGAGCTCGGGCGGGTCGTCGGGGGTCTCGGGCCGCGGGTGCGCCGAGCCATCCTCGCCGCACTCGGCTTTCTCGCCGCCGCGTTCGCGCTCGGCTGGAACTTCGACGTCTACTTCCGGAAGTTCGCGCAAGACCCGAGGGTACGCGAGGCGTTCAAGAACCAGTACACGACGCTCATCCGCTGGGGCCGGAGCCACGGAGCGGGACGGGAGGTCTTCCTGCTCTCGCTCGTCGACCGGTTTTTCGACCCGACGTACTACTACCGCTCGCACTACTCCTGGCTCGTCGACGACGTCCTGCGGGGGCACGACGCGAGAGACGTCCACGACCTCTTCCGGCCGCGGGTCTCGGACCCCGGAGCACGGCCCACGGTGATCGTCCAGCGCCCCTACGAAGAAGAAGCCGTGGCCGAGCTCTTGCGCGCACTCTACCCGGGAACGCGGTGCGAACCCGTCCTCGAACCCGACAACCCTTACGTCGCCTTCACCGTCTGCGAGCTCGCGACGACGACTCCTTCGGGCGCCCTCGTGAGCACGCTCCGCGGCCGCTACTGGACGGGGACCTACCCTGCCGGCGAGCCCTTTCTCGAGCGCACGGAACCGTTCCTCGGATACGCCGTCGTGCCGCACCGCTGCGGGGAAGCGACGTGTTTTGCGGCCTGGGAAGGGGAGTTCGAGGTCGCGGAACGCGAAGTCGTCGGGCTCCGCCTCGAGACGCGGAACGTGCTCAGGCTCGAGGCGACGCTCGACGGTACACCGCTAGGACACGAAGACCGCCGGGTGCTCGACCCGGGACGTCACGTCGTCACCGTCCGCGCGCTCCTGCGAGCGGAGCGCGGCTCTGGCGTGAGGCTCCTGCGCACGGCCGGCGGGGAGAGCCGCGTCTTGCCCTTCTACCGGATCCTTCCGCCCGCGGGTGAGACCGGAGAGGAAAACTCGTAGAGCCCCCAGCCGGTTCCGTGCCGGGTCTCCACGCGTGCGACCCCGAAGTCGATCCGCAGGTATCCGGGATCCACGGAACGGAGGATCGAAACCCGGGCGCGCGGTACCGCCCGGAGTCGCTCGTCTTCCCAGGCGATCGAAATCGCCTCGGGATCGCCCGCTACCTGCTCTACGGACGGGTTCGCCCCCGTCTCGAACCGTAGCAGCGGGCGGGGGTGGAGAATTCCACCGCCCCCGGGCCCGACGAGCGCTCGCGGAGCTTCTCCTTCTCTCGACCTCGCGAGAAGACGCAGATCCCCCACCCAAGCCGCCAGCACCGACTGCCGCAAGGCCGAGGCTCTCCTGCGCCCCGCGAGCCCCTCGGTCGAAAGAGCCACCACCCTCGAACCGCGTACCACCTCTCCTTCGAGCCGTCCGAATCGGAGCCGGCCGCGCGCCAGGAGCGCCCGAAAACGAACTCGCAGAGAAAGTTCCTCGAGGACCGACGAGGCGAGCGCAGCCTCGAGATCCGCGTACCTGCGTCCGTCCTCGAGACACAGGACGGGGCCGGAGAACACCAGCCGAAAGTCGTCCCCCGTGCCGGAAAACTCGATCGGGAAAGCGGCCGTGGAGAAGAAGCCCGCCCTTTCCCCCGTGAAAAGAGCCACCTCGCTTCCTCCGAAAAGGCAGAGAAGCCGTGCCCCGTACCGGCCGTCCGGACCGTTTCCCGCCCCGGCCCAGAGCGCCAGGTCCGCCGCGGGGTCGTACGCCTCGAGGGAAAAGACACGGTCGTCCTCGCTCGCGCCGTGGGGCTCCTCGGGGCGATGGCCGGATTCGAGCTTCGCGAAACCGTGCCCGGCCTCTGCCTCCGCGGGGCCATCCGCCGCGCCGACGCCCGTGAGAGAGCCCCGGCCTTCGACCGCGAAGAGACGACTCCGGGGTGCGAGATCCGCGAGACGACCCCGAACTTCGACACCCTCGTCCGTCGCACCGGCTTCCTTCCGAAAACTTCGGCGAACTGCCCCGAGGAAACGCTCCCGCCACGGCCCGGGCCAACGGAGCGGTGCGGAAAGCTCGAGCTGGAGTGCATCCACCCTGCCTTCGGTGCCGAGTTCGGCGAGCCGACGGGCACTCGGATGACGGAGACCCAACCCTCTCCGCCCGAAGAGCTGGACCAGGTTTTCGGCACTGGCCGCCGGGTAGCGCGCACCGACGGTCACGGCCACGCCCTCCTTGCCACAGGTCTCGCGGAGCCGCGCGATCCACGCGAGCGCGTCCTCCCCGACCGTGACGGACGCTCCCCGAGAGGCCCGGAGACCCGTCGGCGTCTCCCTCGCACCGACGCCCACGTCGCACTGCAGATGGCCCACGTGCCACCCGTGGACGAAAAAAACCCGTACCGTCGGGTGTCGCTCGAGAATCCACTCGACCTCCTCCCGGAGGAGATCGAGGAAAACCGGCGCGGACCGCACCGCTTCGGAGGACCGGTTGAGGTCGACACGGTTCCGGTCGAGCCCCACGTTCGCAAGCAGGCTTCCGCCCGAGTCGAGGGCGAGCCGTTCGGCCACCTCGGCGGTATAGAGATCGTTCACGCGAAGCCGTGGGGGCGGCGCCGCAGGATCCATGGGAGGACGTCGGCCGCCGTGTGGCGCCACGAAAAGAAGAGGCGCGCGCCCGCGAATGCGACGACACCAATCGGGTAGGTCCACTGGCAACGTGCGGTCGACGATAGCACGAAGGGGACCTTTCCGCGCGAGGGACCGGCCCGAGGACTCCGACCGGGGTTCCCGCGAAGCGGTGCCTCGCCGCGGCCCACGCTTCGCGTGGGTCGGGCCGGTCCGGGAAGCTCGCGACGGGCCAGGCTTCGGGTGGCTTCTCCTAGCGCGGTGGCCGACTCCCGCCGAGCGAAGCAATCTCCTGCGCGAGAGCCTCCTCGCCGAGCCGTCGCGCGTGCTCGAGGACGCGCGCTTTCCAGAAGACGCCGAACGCCCAGGAATCGAAGCGTGGGCTCCCGAGGACGTTCCGGGCGAGAGCCAGAACCCGTTCGCGGCCCTGCTCCTTCCGGCCGGCAGCGAGATCGATCAGTGCCTCGAGCGTCCCCACGTAGTGGTCGGCGAAAGCCGGTGCTCCGTACTCCAGAGAACTGCCCCGCATCGAGGCGAGAAACTCCTCTCGAGCCCCGCGCGAGCGGTCTCGCGCCTTTCGTGCTTCTTCGGTCCTGCCGAGAGCGAGCAGGGCTTCGCCCTCGAGGGCGGCTCCGAGCATCCGCGCAGCCGGAGAATCGCGACCGGAAAGGTTTTTTGCGGCCTCGAGAGCTTCGGCGGCACGGCCCCGCGAAAGGAGGTATTCGGGCCAGTTGGCCGCATAGACGCCGGCGAACCGGCCCTGCATTCGCAGCTCGAACGCCTCGCGCAACGCCGCTTCGGCTTCCTTTTCGCGGCCGAGCCGAAAGCGCAGGGCACCGAGAAGATGCAGGTTGTGGCCGAAGTGCCAGTCTTCGGAAGGAGGCACGCCTTCCCGCGCGGCCCAGGCCCGGTGGAGGCGGTCCGCCTTCTCGAACTGAAGCAACGCTTCCTCCCAGCGTCCCAGGCCCGGCAGGACGTGCCCGTACATGTGCTGGGCGTGCGGCACTTCCGGTGCGGCCCGCGCGTAACGCCGCCCGTACTCGGCGGCAAGCTCCGGCCGCCCGATGTTCTCGTAAGAGTGCGTGAGGTAGTGAAGAGCGCCCAGGTGAGCTGGGTCGCGGCGCAGGGCAGTTTCGTAGAACGCAATGGCCGCCACGCCGCCGAACTGGCCGCGTCCCCAGGGACTCGGCTCTTCGGCGTTCCCGCGCAGCACCCAGGCGTGCGGATCTTCGGGGTCGAAGGCCACGAGCGCTTCCACTTCCCGCTTGTAGGCGAGATGAAGCTCCGCTCGTTCCTCCGGAGCCGCCCGCTGCGCTTCCCAGGCGGCCTCGAGCGCCCGCACCCAGAGCCGCGAGCGTTCGTCCCGGGCCAGGCGCTTTGCCCGATCGAGGTGCTCCGCGGCTTCCTCGGGTGCATCGAGGGCGGCGTACGCGCGAAAAAGGCCCAGGTGCGCGAGCCCGAGCTCGGGGTCGTGCCGTAGAGCCTCGTGGAAAGAGCGAGCCGCGTCGATCCAGGCGTAGGAAGCGAGAAGTGCCTGGCCCTGCAGGAAGTAAGCCCGAGCAGCTCCCGAGGAGCTCGGAACCTCTTCGCGCCAGGTACCGATCCCGGAAAGAAGAGGGACGGGTTTTCGAGCGAGCTCGAGCGAGGCGGGAGAAACGAAGGTGCAGAAGGCGTGCTCCTGCGCGCGCACGGGCGGCGAGAGGAAAGCTACCCGACCGGCAAGGCAAACGAGAAAAATCCCGAGCCTCCGGGCCGACACGAATCGGAGGACTTCCTTCGCGAAAAGCGAACCCCTCACGGCTCCCCCAGAAGCCCGAGAAGCCGCCGCCGTCTTTCCCCGGTGGGCTCCGCCACGTAGGCCAGAAGCTCCCCGCGGGGAAGGCCGTTGCGGTGGAAAAACAGGACGGCCATGGCGGCAAGTTGCCGGTCGCCGGGATTCGAAGCAATGCCGTCGAGAAAAGCCCGCAGCGCGTCTCGGGGCCGTCCCGTCTCCTCGAACGCCAGCGCCAAGTGCACCCAGGCGATGCCGTCGGTCGGGTCGAGCCGCACCGCTTCCTCGAGGTGCCCGATGGCACGATCGGGGTGCCCGGTTTTTCTCTCGAGGATGCCCGTGTTGGCCACGATCTCGGGAATCCTGTAGTCCCAGACGCCGAAGAAGTTCCCCCACGAGAGAACGGCACCGGCAGAAAAACCCGCGAGTGTCCCGAGAAGGGAGCCGCGGGGGAGAGTGCGCAATCGTGGAAGTGCCGAGAGAAAGCCGCCGGCGAGCACGAGAAGGGGCAGGGCCAGCGGCAGGCGAAACCGGGCGTTCGTGAAAAAAACGAGGCAGGTCCCGAGGCCCAGAAAGGCGGGCGCCGAAAGAGCCCAGGCGAAACGGCCGAAGGGCAGGACGAAAAGCGCGGCCGCGGCCAGCGGCACGAGATAACCCATGTGGAAGGGGAAGAGGTAGCCGGCGAACAGCGGGCTTTTCTCCCGCCTCCACTCGATGTCGGCGTTGTTGGGAAGCTCCCTGGCCGTCCACGTCCAGAGAAACTTCTTGCCGGCAAGCAGCAGAGCCCTTCCCGGCGCTTCTTTCCAGAAGGACAGCGCGAGGCGGCGGAAACGGCGGTCGGCGTCCGCGGCCGTACGGGACTCCTCACGGATCGCTTCGGCAACTTCTCCTTTCCGTCCCGACACGAAGGGGCTCACGCCGTCGGAGTAGGGGTTGTTCCCGAGCCAGAGGTTCACGCCGCCGCTCGTCGTGAGCCAGACCACTTCGCCGCCGCGGAAGGCGTTCCAGGCCGGAAAGAAAAGGAGAGCCGCAAGACACGGCAGCCCCACCGCCTTCACCGCGCTCGCACCCCCGCGCCGCAACGCATCGAGAAAGACCGGCGGATAGGCCAGGACCGCGTTCGAGCGGACGAAAAGAGCCGCCGCCCAGGCCGCACCCGAGACCAACCAGAGGCCGGGCTTCGACCCTTCGTCCCGTCCCGGGGCCAGAACCGAGGCAGCGAAACCGCCCGCGACCGTCGCGAGAAAGAGCGTGGCGGGCAGGAGCTCCGCGCAATAGTAGACGAAGGGCCCGTAGAGCGCCGCGAGGACTCCCGTCGCCACCGCCGCCCCCGGGCCGAAAAGCCGCCGCGCGGCGGCGGCGAGAAACACGACGACCAGGGCCCCGAGAAAGCACTGCACCCAGGCGACGGCACGGGGCTCGGGGCCGAAAAGGGCGTAGACGGAGGCGACGAAGTAGGGATACCCCGGCGCCTGTTCGTAAGGCGGGAGCGGCCCGCGGCCCGAGAGGATCGCTTTCGCCCAGAGGTCGTAGCGCGCCGCGTTGGTCTGGAGGTGCGAGAAAAAAGGCGTCTCCGGAAGCGACGCGACATAGAAGAGCCGCACGGCGAGCGCAAAAACGAAAAGCAGCGCGAGCGTCCCTCTCGAACCCATTCCTTTCCCTTGAACGGCGAAGACAATCCACGTAAGGGCACGAAAAAGCAAAGGGGGAGTCTCGTCATGCGGACCGTGCTCGTGGTGCTGCTCTTGCTTTTCTCGTGGGCCAACATGGCGCCTGCGGGCGAGCTCGCGCTCGAAACCGAGGAGCAAAAGACGATTTACGCCCTGGGACTCGCCGTGGCGCAGAGCCTCGCCCGCTACGACCTTTCTCCGGAAGAGCTCGAAATCGTCGAGAAGGCGATCGAAGACTCGCTTCTCCGGGGCAAAACCGAACTCGACCTGCGCAGCTACAGGCTCGACATCCAGAAGCTCGCCCACTCGCGCCAGGCGCGGGTGGCCGAGAGAGAAAAGGCGGCCGGAGCCGAGTTTCTCGCAAAAGCCGCCGCCGAAAAGGGCGCGAAGAAACTGCCCTCGGGCCTCGTCTACCGGGAAATCCGGCCGGGGACGGGAAAAAGCCCGGGCCCCACGGACAAGGTGAAGGTCCACTACCACGGGACCTTGCGCGACGGCACCGTGTTCGACAGCTCGGTCGAGCGCGGCGAGCCGGCCGTGTTCGCGTTGAACCGCGTCATCCCGTGCTGGACCGAGGGGCTCCAGCTCATGAAGGTCGGAGGAAAAAGTCGGCTCGTCTGCCCTCCCGAGATCGCCTACGGCGACCGCGGCTCGCCGCCCAGGATCCCGCCCGGCGCCACGCTTTCCTTCGAGGTGGAACTCCTCGACATCGTGGAGTGAGTCCGTGGCACGGATCGACTCGCTCCTGCGCGAACGCGAGGTCTTCCCTCCGCCGCCGCACATCGTCGAGCGCTCCCTGGTGCCGGACTACGAAACGCACTACGCTCGAAGCCTCGAGGACGTCGAAGGGTACTGGGAGGAGGTAGCCCGCGGGTTCGAATGGTTCCGCCCCTGGGAGCGCGTCCTCGAGGTCGATTACCCGAACGCGCGCTGGTTCACGGGGGCACGCTGCAACATCGTCTGGAACTGCCTCGACCGCCACCTCCGCACGGAGCGACGGAACAAGATCGCTCTTCTCTGGCTCGGAGAAAACGGGGAAGAGCGCGTCTTTTCCTTCGCGCGCGTCCACCGGGAGGTCTCGCGTCTCGCGAGCGCGCTCCGGAATCTCGGGGTGCGGAAAGGAGACCGCGTCGTCCTCTACATGCCGCTCGTCCCCGAAGGCATCTTCGCCATGCTCGCCTGCGCGCGCATCGGGGCCGTGCACAGCGTGGTCTACGCGGGTCTCGGCGCCGCGGCTCTCCGCGACCGCATCCGGGACGCCGGCGCCCGGACGGTCGTCTTCACCGACGTCGGCTACCGCCGCGGCAGGCAGGTACCGCTCGCCTCGATCGCTCGCGAGGCCCTCGAGGAGTGCCCGGACGTGGAGCACGCGGTCGTCCACCGGCGGGACGAAAAAACGGAGCTTCGCGCCGGGCGGGAGAGGGATCTCGGAGAGCTTCTCGCGAGCGCCTCCGCCGAGTGCCCGGTCGAAGAAATGGACAGCGAAGACTGGCTTTTCCTCCTCTACACGTCGGGCTCCACGGGAAGACCCAAAGGGTGCGCCTACGTCCACGGAGGCTACATGGTGGGCGCGACGCATCTCTGGCGACTCCTCCTCGACGTCCACGACGAGGACCTCTACTGGTGCATGTCGGACATCGGTTGGATCGTCGGCCACTCCACGATGGTCTACGGTCCCTGGTGCAACGGGACGACGATCCTCGTGCGCGAGGGCACGCCGGACTTCCCGCATCCGGGGATCGTCTGGGAGATCGTGGAGCGGTACGGCGTGAGCAAGATGTTCCTCGCCCCCACGGCGCTCCGGATGTTCTTGCGGGCGGGCGAAGAGTGGCCGCGAAAATACGACCTCCGAAGCCTCGAGGTCGTGGCCTGCGCGGGCGAGCCCCTGAACCCGGAAGCCTTTCGGTGGGCGCACCGACACATCCTCCGGGGGCGGGGCGTTCTCGTGGACAACTGGTGGCAGACCGAGACCGCAGCGCCCGTGCTCGGAACCCTGCCCTCCTACCCCGCCAAGCCCGGCCGCGTGGGCAAACCCTTTCCGGGCTACCGCGTCGAGGTTCTCGACGCTCAGGGAAAGCCCGTGGGTCCCCACGAGGGAGGTCTTCTCTGCATCCGCGGCTTCGCCCCGCAAATGTTCCGGACGGTCTGGGGAGACCACGGCCGGTACGAGGAGTCCTTCCGGCGCTTTCCCGGCGTGTACGTGGCGAGCGACGTCGCGACCGTGGACGAGGACGGCTACGTGGCCGTCCTCGGTCGAGCGGACGACGTGCTCAACGTGGCCGGACACAGGATCGGCACCGCCGAGGTGGAATCCGCGCTGGTGAGCCACCCCGCCGTGGGCGAAGCGGCCGTGGTGGGAAAACCCGACCCGGTGAAAGGAGAAGCCATCAAGGCCTTCGTCCTGCTGCGCGCGGGAACCCCGCCGCAGCCCGTCTCTGGAGGCGGAGCTGCGCGAGCACGTCCGCAAGCTCCTCGGCCCCATCGCCTCTCCGGCCGAGATCGAGTTCGTCCCGAGCCTCCCCAAGACGCGCTCCGGAAAGATCCTCCGGCGCGTCTTGCGCGCCCGCGAGCTCGGCACGGACCCGGGCGACCTCACCACGATCGAGGAAGGCTGACCCATCTCGAGCGCGGAGCCCCGGGGAGACTCCCGGGTACGAGAGAGGCGCCACACCGACGTGCCGCGTCGCCCAGGACGCAGGCGCGCGGGACGCGCGCGGTCAACGGGAGAGATAGCTGCGGCTGAAAATGTTGTCCGGCAGGTCCACGTCGTAGGTGACGTCGGTCGTGACCAGCGTGGACTTCGTTCCGGACTTCAGGTTTTCCATCGTCTGCTCGACCGGCGTCCAGAAGCCCTCGATTTTCTCGAGCTTGGTGACGCGCCAGACCTTCAGCGGCTTCCCCTCCAGGTCGAAAAACTCCGTCCGCAGGACGACGAGGTCCGCGGGATCGATCGCCATCACGACCTTGCCGTAGAGCTGTCCTTCGAGGCTTTTCGGCAGGGCCTCGACGAGACGGAGCTTGCGGCCGTCCAGGGTTTCCTCACCCACGTAGCGGTAGTCGTACTCCGCCAGGTCGGGGGCCACCAGGTCGGACACGTAGAAGTCCGAGCCGAGGAAGGGCTGCTTGCGCGTTTCGTCGGCGATGCGAATGGCCCGCCGGAGGGCGGGAACGTAGATGAACTGCTCGTCGCGGCCTTCGGTCCTCTCGAAAAAGAGAAAGCGGGTGTCCTTCACGTCGTGCGGTGCGGTTACCTCCATGTAGTTCGCGAAGACCTCGCCCTGCTTTTTGTGCCGGAGTTCGAGCTGACGCTCCCAGCCACGGGTAGAGGAAAGCGTCATGCGCGCCTCGAACGGCCGGTCCGGCGTGTTCTCGACGACGCGGCGGACGAGCTCGCGGGGCCCGACCTCGCCGGTGCCGTCACCCGCCACGGGGCCGGCAGCCAGCGAGAAGGGGGCCAGAAAGAACAGAAGGCCCACAACGCATACGGCGGAAAGCCCCGGACGCGACGGAGCGCGTCCCTCCGGGGGAACGTGGCCCTCGACGATACGAACCGCCATCTCGGACGCGAGCGGCCGCGTCGATCCCCTCCCCCCCGGACGCGACGGAGCGCGTCCCTCCGGGTCGTTCGCGCCACTCCGTGCCCGGGATCCGGAGGGCCACGCTCTGTCGTGGCCGTGTCCCTTCGAGGCACCGCCCGTCATAGCACATGCGACCGCCGTTCGGTTTGCGACCTCTTCTCGTCTTTCCATCGATCCCCCTTTTTCGTTCCCCTTCTTGTCGTGCTTCGTCACTCCTGCTTGCCGACGAGCCGCTCCGTTCTCTTTCACGACGCCGCTCGCGCAGGCCGCGCAGCGGCGAGCTGATCCGTCGTCGTCTCGAGCCGGTCGCTCAGGATGCGCGTGAGGTTCAAGAAAACGCGGGCGGCAATGCGCGGGTAGCGGCGCGGGAGGCGGCGCAAAAAGGCCCGGTCCAGGATCAGGTATTCGGCCTCCTCGACGACGATCACATCGGCCGTCCGCGGCTGGTGCCGTACGAGCCCCATCTCGCCCACGACGTCGCCCCGGCCGAGCGAGCGCAGGACGGGACCTTCCGCGTCCCTGCGAACCTCGGCCCGCCCGCCCAGTAGCACGTAGAGCTCGTCCCGCAGCTCCCCGCGCCGCGTGATCGCCGTGCCCGCCGGAGCGTTCGCAAGCCGCGCCATGAGTACGACGATCTTGGCCTGGAAAGGCCGGAGGCCGTGGAAAAGCGGGATTTGCTTGTGCGGCTCGGGCCCGAGCTTCAAAAAGAGCACTTCCCAGAGCGTCACGATCTTCGTCGTCATCAGGACGGCCGGCGTGAGCACGAGGTCCGAGAGGAGTGCGATGCCCATCGTCGTGGCCGAAAGGAGCCCGAAGTCCTGGACGGGCCGGAAGTTCGAAAGGCAGACGACGAGAAAGCCTGCCGCGAGCGCGACGCTCGTGAAGACGATCGGGCTTCCCACCGTGCGTGCCGCTTCCGCGACGGCCTTCGCCTGATCGGCGGTTTTGCGGAGGCCGGCGTTGAAGGCCGTGAGGTAGTGGATCGTGTCGTCCACGGCGATCCCGATGGCGAGGGCGGCAATGAGCGCGGTGGAGATGTTGAGGTCGAACCCCCACCAGCCCATGAGCCCGAAGAGAAGCAGGATCGGCACGACGTTCGGTACGAGCGAGAGAAGGCCGACGCGAAGGGAAAGGAAGAGCACCGACATCAGGACGAAAAGGACGAAGACCACCTGCCAGAGGCCGGTGACCTGTCCCCGAACGAGTGCGTCCGCCGAGCGGGCGAGCAGCACGATCGTGCCGGTCGGCCGCACCGTCACCCCGCGGGGGAAATGCTCGCGCGCGAAGGCGGTGATGTTGTCGACCAGCGCGTCGATGTCCCCGGAGCTCGAAAGCCGCGTCCGGACCACCACGTTGGCGCGCGAGAGGTCCCGGTTGGCCACGCCCTCGATTTCGGCAGGATCCACGAGAAGGAGGAGCTGCTCGATTTCCTCCTGCGAGGCCGGCAGCGGCGGGGCTTCGGGATCGAGAGCCCTACGGACGAGGTAGAGGTAGTCGACGAGGGAAAGCGTGGTGTCGACACCGGGGAGCGTTTCCACGTAGCGCTGGAGTTCGTGTATCGCGCGCAGGACCCGGAGCCGCGTGACGGCTCGCGGTTCGTCCCCCGTCACGACGACGGAAAGGGGCTGCGTCCCGGCGAGCTTTTCCGAGATCTCGCGGTTCTCCACCCGCACGTGGTCCCGCGGGGAGAAAAAGCCCAGGTAGTCGGTCTCGACGCCCAGGTTCCGGACACCCCAGACCGCGAGCCCGCAAGCCACGGCTCCGCCGAACAGCACCAGGTTCCGCCTGCGGACGGCGAAGTCTCCGACCGAAGCGACAAGGGACGAAACTCGTTCGCGCCGATGTTCCCGAATGCGCTGCTGGACGCGGGAGGACGGCAAGGAACGCCGGCACGACCGTGAACGACGCGAAGAGAACGGCCGAGATCCCGAAGACCGAAAAAGCGCCGAATTCGCGGATGGCCGGGATCGGGGTCAAGAGAAAGCTCGCGAACCCCACGACGGTGGTCAGCGCCGCGACGAAAACGGGAAGCCGGACTTCCTCGAGCATGGCCGAGGCCGCCTCGCTCCCGGAGCCCGCGCCTTCGGCCGCACGGTAGTACTGCGCCATCATGTGGATCGCGTAGGCGACGCCGATCGCCATGAGCAGCGGAGGCAAGACCAGTGTCCCCATCGTGATCCTGGCTCCGAGGGCCGACATGAACCCCGTCGTCCAGACGACTCCGACCAGAACCGCAGCGAGCGGGACGAACACCCCCCGAAGCGTCCGGAATTCGAGCAGCAGCACGACCATCGCGAGCAGCACGGCGAGGGGAAGGAATCTCGCCGTGTCTTCCATCATGTAGCGGGCCGCGTGCACCTTGATCGTCGGGATTCCCGTGAGCGCGAAGCGCTCGGGACCTTCGTAGTTGCGGAGCACGGCCCGAACCCGGCCGTCGAGACCGCTCGCGATGAGCTCGTCGTCGCTCATCCGCTCGAAGCTCAGCGTGATCGCCGCGGCGCGGGCGTCCGGGGACACCACGTTCCGGACGTAGATCGGCGTGGAGAGCACCCTCTCGCGAAAGGCTCGCGCCTCGGCATCGGTGCGGGGCAGAGAGCGAAGGAGCCGGCCCGTTCGCAACCCCTCGTCGGTGAGCTCCACGCCCTCCACGGTCGTGAGCCCCACGGCCTCGCGGATCCCCTCCAGGCTCGCGAGCTCGCGGGTCACGGCGTCGATTTTCTCGAGCGTGGAAGGACGGAAGACGTCCTCCGCGAAAACGCCGACGACCCCGATCTCCTCGCTCCCGAACTCCTCGCGGACCTGTTCGTAGAAAAGGCGTTCGGGATCGCCCGACGGAAGGAGCTTTTCGATCGAGCTGTCGACCTCGAGCGACGCGGCAAAAAAACCGAAACCCGCCGTGAGGAGTGCCGCTAGCGCGAGCGTCGCGTAGGGGCGGCGAACGGGAAGGCCCAGAAGGCCTTTCATCGAAACCGAGCCCGCGCCGTGAAGGGGACGGGCGGCTTCCCGCGCCCGGGATTCATGCCCTTACGTATCCCGTCCGGGGAAGCCGAGCAAGGAAACGTGGGAAGCCCCGAAAATGCGTCCTGGCGCTTTCAGTGGATTGCCTCGAAAAGCCCCGCGGCCCCCATCCCGCCCCCGATACACATCGTCACGATCCCGTAGCGACCCTTGCGCCGCCGGAGTTCGGGCAAGATGTGGCCCACGAGGCGCGAGCCCGTCATGCCGTAGGGGTGGCCGATCGAGATCGCGCCGCCGTTGGGGTTGAGCTTCTCCGGGTCGAGTCCGAGCCGGTCCCGGCAGTAGACGACCTGGGAAGCGAAGGCCTCGTTGAGCTCGATCACGTCGATGTCGTCGAGCGAAAGGCCGTGGCGCCGGAGCAGCTTCGGGACGGCGAAGACGGGACCGATCCCCATCTCGTCGGGCTCGCACCCGGCGATCGCGAACCCGCGGAAAATCCCGAGAGGCCGGATTCCGAGCTTTTGCGCCTTCTCGGCCGACATGACGAGCGTCACCGACGCCCCGTCGGAGAACTGCGAGGCGTTGCCCGCTGTCACCGTGCCGTTTTCTTTGAAAGCGGGCTTGAGCTTCGCGAGCCCCTCGAGGGTGGTGTCCGGCCGGTTGCACTCGTCCATCCGGAAGAAATACTCCTCCTTTCTGGTCTCGCCCGTGGCCTTGTCGGTCACGGCGCGCACCACCTGGATGGGGGCCAGCTCCTCGTCGAACTTGCCGGCCTTCTGCGCCGCCGCCGTGCGTTGCTGGGAAAGCAAAGCGTAGCGGTCCTGCTCCTCGCGGCTGATCTTGTATCGCTCGGCCACGACCTCGGCCGTGAGCCCCATCGGCATGTAGATTTCTTTTTTGTGCTCGAGGAGCCACGGGTTGAAGAGATCCTTCTTGTTGAAGTCGTTGTGCGTCATCGTGATGGACTCGACACCTCCGGCCAGGATCGCGTCGACACCGTCGGCCATCACGTAGTGGGCAGCGAGGGCAAT
This Candidatus Binatia bacterium DNA region includes the following protein-coding sequences:
- a CDS encoding acetyl-CoA acetyltransferase, which encodes MREAVIVASSRTPLGKSFRGSLNLTRPDDMVAHCIRHVLGKVPALDPQEIDDVVIGCGFPEGPQGFNMGRNVVVLAGLPITVPGMTLNRFCSSGLQAIALAAHYVMADGVDAILAGGVESITMTHNDFNKKDLFNPWLLEHKKEIYMPMGLTAEVVAERYKISREEQDRYALLSQQRTAAAQKAGKFDEELAPIQVVRAVTDKATGETRKEEYFFRMDECNRPDTTLEGLAKLKPAFKENGTVTAGNASQFSDGASVTLVMSAEKAQKLGIRPLGIFRGFAIAGCEPDEMGIGPVFAVPKLLRRHGLSLDDIDVIELNEAFASQVVYCRDRLGLDPEKLNPNGGAISIGHPYGMTGSRLVGHILPELRRRKGRYGIVTMCIGGGMGAAGLFEAIH